In the Diospyros lotus cultivar Yz01 chromosome 13, ASM1463336v1, whole genome shotgun sequence genome, TCGGCATTTCCAGGCGCCTCCCCTTGTAATCGGACCTTCCTACCCCTTCAACTCCATCATCCCCCTCGCCTCTGCCCATTCTCACTTCCGGCGTTCCCTCCATGAACGAAGAGGAACCCTGCAGCATCTCCGTTCCCTCCTACTTCCCTTTTCTCCCTCGTTCCTGTTCATCCCAATGCGCCATCAGGAGAGCGAACTGATCCATTAGAGTGGCCATGTTTTTCTCAATTCCACTCACCTTTTGCACTTCCGATTTCAGCGACTCCAACCCACTGTACAACCCATCTATCCGCCCTTCCAGGTCCCCTACTCGGTCACTAAGGTTCACCATGGGGATCGATTTtgctgctttgataccaaaataATAGATTACTGAAGATAATCTACCTGGATTTACTATAAAATGAAGAGAATTACACTAAAAAAGTAGGAAAAtggactttcgagaggtccacTCTCTCCCAATATCTTCCTTCCTTTCGAATGGCCTCTATTCTACTATCTTCCTTTTTTATATGTTGCTCCAGCTATGCTCCTCTAACAGATCTGTTGTACGCACATGCCACCTGCCTGCTCTCCCCATAATGCCCCTTTAAccgtttttgtttctttcctcCTCTCCCTTATCCCTATTCTGCCCCTGCTTCTTCCGTCTATGGTAACAGAACTGTATGGGTCTTATGGGTCTTCTATCATATGGCTGATGTGTGTTATCAAGGTTGGATCAAAATGAAAATCGAGACAAATTGGTCTGATTTTTTGGAAGATTTTTGTGATCGGTTTGGTGAGAAGTCTATGGGGGATGTAATTGAGgagttaaataaattgaaacagGAAGGATATGTGATGGAATACCAGATCtgatttgaagaattgagatcTTTAATGCTGAATTCACATCCTACTTTGATTGAGCATTACTTTGTTTCCAGTTTTATCAGTGGCCTAAAAGAGGAATTCAGGCCAACTGTAAAGATGATGCAGCCTGCAACTGTTAAACAGGCTGCCGAGAAGGCTAGATTGCAATAGTTGGCATTGGAAGCACTCTTTAGGAAACATATGGTTCAATCTGAAAGCTATCCTTTGATCGGCTGACAGCCTGGACGAAATCTTAGGACTGCCAATCCATGGATCTATAGAGAAAATTTGAATCCTAAGGCTTTACTAAATCCAAATCCAGTTAAGCCACTCACTATGGAGCAAAGAAGGCAGCTAGGACTGTGTTTCAGATGTGGAGAGAAGTACAGTCCAGGCCTTCAGTGCAATAGACAGTTATTGCAAATGGAAGGATTGGATGAAGAGATCGTAGAAGAAGAGGAGGACGTTGcaggaattggatgaagaaatagTGGCCAGTTACtgtgatttcttggggacaagaaatttTTTAAGGAGGGGGGATTGTCAAGACCCTAGGGTTAATACAGTAATTGCTGTAAACTTTCAGTTACATTTCTGTTATATACTAATTGACAGCTGTAAACTTTCAGTTACAATATGTAACTGAAAGGACTGTCTTTAAGAGTAGCTATTAAGCTACTCGAGACTATTTTTTGGAGAGGTTGAGTAATAACAGATTGAATgcttctctctcttcaattctctccctaatttctctcagTTTTCTccctcatctttctctctttttctctgttctttctgatttctctctctctctctctctctctctctctcgatttctTCCTAATTACTTCAGAAACCCTAGGTCAGGTTTAGGAACCTGACAAGTTCCTACCTCCAAAATTGCCTTGTGCATTCCTAATAAATGGAACATATGGAGTACATAAGACTAGACTTTTCATGACTCCTTGAACTAAAATGAAATACCTACCTTATCCTACCTTTAACCCaagacaccccccccccccccccccccccccccaaaaaaaaaaaaaaaaaaaaaaaaaactaaaattgaacTTTCCTAAAACTCCTACTTTGACATAACCATTCTTGACCATCATTCAACTGAAAAGGGAATGCTTGTGGACTCATACTCTGTAACTGGAAGTTCAATTGGGTGCTTagcttttttttaaaatacttgtTGCTTGCAGACTCAGGTTTTGATACTGAATTAAGCCTTTTGTTCTGCTTATATCTGAACAATATCTAAGAGTAATGCAGGCCTATCACTCATCAATTCCTCTATAATGACTCTACCTTAATCATATTCTGTAGATTTCATGAGGAAAACTCAGAGACTTGTGAAATGAGACAAGGTTAAAAATTGCTAAACCTTTCAAGCCAACCTTATTGCACTATAACTGGTTTAACTACACATGATATATTGGTTGATAGTGCCTACTTTGGGATGCTCATTTCTTTGCTTGTTTTTCCAATGCATAACTCACTTGGGTTCTGACATTGCtgctcttcctctcttctcttttttgctttcagttctttttctttcttgagcCCTTCACATGGAGTATGATTATGATATATTGGCTTTTCTCTGCATCATTCTGTGTGAGTTTTTTTTGTGTAAAGCAAGCAAACCATAGTATGAGGCTCAATGGGTATTTCTGCAAAGCAAAAACCGGAATATTACGAGTCTCCTAGATTGCATTCCTTCTTGTAAAAGAATATTATGCCCTGTGTCAGAAGGCGTGTCAATCCCATACTAGATGCGTATTGAGTGATCCTGGGCTATATGAGTGAGGTAGGCAACATCATCTAACAACaattgcttttgagttggatgACAAGCCATTGTATGTGACTTGTAGTGAGGGAACTAGGGATTGGGTGGAGAGCCTATTATGGAATGTGTCAAACATCAGATGTGCACTGAGTAATGTTGGGCTACACAAAGGGTAGACAACACCTCCAAACAGTAATTTTTTTGGGTTGGGTGGTAAGTGCCCGCCCAGTGACACCAAACTTCAAACttccaaatgacaaaaatatctaggATTGAAATATCATGGATGATCTTTTGTTGGCCTATAAAATTGTGCATAAttgtgtatattttttattccctTTCTTTGGTAAGTagaaatattgtaataggctccCTTTCTTTGGTAAGTagaaatattgtaataggcttcACCAGTCATTCATTGCCATTTAAAATTTACAGACAGTGATCCCTTCCGCATCCGGCTTTAAAAATAGCTTATCAATTGTACACCAAGTTCCAGAAGGTCATGTTGGGGTTTACTGGAGGGGAGGTGCCCTtctgaaaggaattacagatccAGGTTTGCTACCATTTTAGTTTTTCATTTGTAGTTGGTTGCATATGACTTTTATGTTGCTTGCTTGCACTGATTTGgccctttttctcttttcaggTTTTCATCTAAAACTGCCTTTGATAACTCACTTTGAGACCATTCAAGTAACCCTTCAAACAGATCTTGTAAGATTTTTCTTCTatattgttttgatgataaagGATGCCTATTAATCCCATATTTTATTGTCAAGACGCTTTAAGTCTTGAACCAAAGATCTGATGGAGAGTTAATGAAACCTGTTCTGTTATGTAACCCAGGTGAGGCATATTCCATGCGGTACAAAGGGGGGAGTTATGatcaattttgagaaaatagaggTATGTCCTTAATTTGTTCTCTGTCTGACATTATAGTTTGCCATCACtgttgcatttcatttattatatgtGAATGATTCATTTCCCTTTTTTATTAGTTGTatcaatgtttaatttaaatgctCCTCCAGGTTGTAAACCGCCTTCACAAGGACTTTGTGTATGAGACCCTCCGTGAGTATGGTGTACAGTATGATAACACATGGATATATGACAAGATTCATCATGAGATAAATCAGTTCTGCAGTGTTCACTCCCTTCAGCAAGTTTACATTGATATGTTTGATCAGGCAAGAAACTACGCTAACACATGATATCATGTCTATTTATTGAAGGCCCTGTAATGGTGGGTGTTTACTGTTAAACGCTGTGAACCAATGGATGGTTTTGATTCTTATGGCAATTTATTGGCTAGTCTTGTATGTTAATACACAGTGGCCTTCATTGTAAACAAGCATTTAACACTTTTACTTTCAAGTAGTTTAGGGTTTAACACTTTTCACTTTCATGTAGTTGTTAGGCTTGAAAACTATAAATCCTTTTGTATCTTTTGTCTGCTTAATGATGCAGATTTGCATGCATTAAATTATGGTCTTTGGTATTCACAATGAAGGCTCTGTCTGTTGCTGCATGAACTATTTtcccaaaataatattttccttattttcagtGTTCGGTTATGAGTAAATTAGGAATATCTTATCAAATAAAAGACTTCACAGTATCTATCAAATTTTCAGCAAGTCCTTTTCTGCCATATACTTGTACTTCTTCCCTGGTGCAGGAGGTCCTCTGCCATGTTATGTTACAGAACAAATTTCTGGTCATTGCAAACTGCAAGGATCTGTCAGTCAGTCTCCATGATGACAAGAATATCTTTGTGGAGTTCCAGAACCTCATCGTCAATGAGCAAGGAACCAAAGGTTTAGAGGCCTCATGAAGCAATCTTGGTTTTTCTGATGCCTTTTGCAATGATAGTTGGTGTAGGGAACCGTCACCACCATCCTTGAGAATTCCATGCACTCCATTTTATGAGAGGTTGCAGGGAGCCAATCAATTTTCACGTTAGTTTTGTAGTTGCAAAATGAGTGGGCCTAGAGTAGTAGATTGTGCCCTTAGAAGAAGACCCATGTTttaagctctctctctcctgtGCTTGTTAGTGGTTCGGTGAAATGCTTTTCTAACTTGTGTGTGTCAAAAGTGAAGCTTTGTTCAATAGTATACtcgaaatattttcaaaaatcactaCCAAACACGAAAATATGTGATCAACACTATCATTTTGCATGTAAGAAGTGCctttttgcataaaatattttacattaaacAAGCAGCTAGATATCTAGAATTGTACACGATGGTTGAGGTAACCATCGTGTACAATTGAAATTATCCTCAACTCATGTTTCTATCCTCAACTCATGGGATTGCTAGGCTTAGTTGTTTGATGAAATAATTCTTAGACATGTTTCTATGTTTTCAGATTgatgaaaaaatgaaagatGCCCTTCAGGCTGATTGCACACGATATGCCCCAGGTATTGAAATTATCAGCGTTCGTGTCACGAAGCCTACCATCCCTGAAAGTATAAGACGAAATTTTGAACAGATGGAAGAGGAACGCACCAAGGTATTGCAATATTTTTCTGTCCtcttttgatattaaataacatttaccTTGTTTTGTTGATTACATTTTCACTGAATTGGAAAATGCCTGATTGAAGTAAAGATAAATGTTTCCTAACCCATATTCAATTGTTTGCCAGACCAAGTTTTATGATAATTCAGGATAATGATTTAATTCATTGACTACATGAAAAATGCAGTATGTTGCTTCTCTGCTGTTGGTAACTTGTAGAGGTGCGGCATTTTTGTTCTTCTTGAACTTGGCAATAACTTGTGTTGTTCATTAATGTCTCTTTCTAGGTTTTGATTTCTATGGAGAGGCAGAGAGTAGCTGAGAAAGAGGCGGAGACAGAGAAAAAGATTGCCATAAGTGAAGCTGAGAAGAATGCACATGTTAGCAAGATCCAGATGGAACAAAAGTTGATGGAGAAGGATAGTTCCAGGAAGCAAGAGGAGATTTCAAATGAAATGTACAGGGCTCGGGAGAAGAGCTTAGCTGATGCCAGTTTTTATCAGTAATACAATCTGCTTTTCCTTATAATGCATATTTATTATTCTCCACTGTTGAATTCTCTGAATTCATCTGACAAGGTAAATCCACTATTTACCTTGGATCCATTTTCAGAGCAATGAAAGAAGCAGAAGCAAACAAGCTGAAGCTTTCTCCTCAATATTTGGAGCTGAAATTCATCGAAGCAATTGCTAACAACTCAAAAATATTCTTCGGGGACAAGGTTAGAGAGCCCTCTTTCTCGTTCACTGGTGGGTAGGTTGTGCGTGCATTCTCCGGGGTCTAAAGGTGCTATTTGTTTCACAGGTACCCAATATGGTTTTCGATCAGAGGCTGCTAGGAAGCTTTTTAGAAGATGTAGCCAGAAAGGGAAACTGGGAAGCTTAAAAACTTCCCAGATCGTGTCATGATACTATCGATATAATCCCCCAGGTATGTAGCAGTTCTAAACCGGGAGAATGGAAAGAAAACTTTGTCTTGGCCCACTCTTTTCTAGTGGCTACCTGTTGATTTCTTTAGCTTCTTGCAGTTTAAACCAATGCTGTTAGAGAAGAAGTGGTTAGTGGATGCATCCTTTTTGAGGACGGATGCATCCTTTTTGAGGACTTTGCTGTGACGACAATGTTCAAATTGTATGTTCTGATGCAGCCTTTGTTCAGAATGAGCAATGCAAAGTAATCTTATGATCATGAATCTCCTGCCCAATGGTTAAATCCGTGGCTAAATCTTCATCgttaagtattttattaatttgagaTGATTTGAAATTGTTTCATAATTTGTTTTTGTGTGACGTAAACATTATACGGCATTATCTCAAAAAAGGAACATGTTTTCTCTGACTATTTCGGGTTAagatgtttaaaaatatatgtatttctcATTATTTGGTATGAACACCACAATTTTTTTGTACccagaaaaaagggaaaagttTCCTTTTACtttcctcaaatttttaatatttattaatttatatcaCGCCATTGAATTGATTTaggattataatttaattatatcttagagtgtgtttgattgcattacttagaatttaattttaggtaatattgtctagaaaacaaaaaccatctcactcccttagaaaatgaattccatgaaaataagttttaaatggttatatcatacatattttttcatgaaaaaattaagagtgtttgattgttttccatagaaaatgtgtaataattatatatttttcatgaaaaatgtgcacaatcaaacactcttaatatCTTGCCATACTTATGGACTTTTAAAGCAAAATTAGGTCAAATACTCTCTGATGAATTTAATATAACAATAGAGTTTATCATCCCTATTAATTTACTAATGGCATGAATCTTCCATTAATTTGATGACATAGTAAGATAGTGGCTGTGAAATATTTAttggttaaatatatatttttatttttatactttcacattttttgtgtgtaattattcaaattttttattattttaattacactcttagattatatttttttaaatcaattacatatCTTACTAAAATTAAGTTGACGCGTGTAATACACGTGGGCTAAAATACTTaaattattcatttttcatttaaacttTGAACATTGCTGACCACTATCAACTCTTCATAGTCACCATCATCGTCAGCCCCTCAAAGGCAATTGTCGTCTCCACcatgattcttcttcttctttatggcAATCGTTCGTTCAATCGGTTTGTCTTCCCTCAACCACTGGCTCCTATGATTGAAGAAGATGGACGGTTGAAGGCATTGTCGATCAATTGTTGACATTCGCTTGTTGATTGACCTCTTGCTTTTATCTTCCTAGTTGGAGATGCCTTTGACTTTTCATTGTTTTTTAAAACAAGCTTAGGGTTTTTGCAACACCAATTGTCGCTTCCACCCTTTCACATCCTCTCATTCTCTATAACTTCATCACCATCGACAACCTTCGTTGCCAATTGTTTGTGCTACACGTGACAAGAAactttgtctccattttgtctcCATCATGCTCAACGTGCTTGTCGCAAGTCATATCTTCATgcaataaaagaagaagaaagaccaTAACAGAGATGGTCGATCATAGCGAAGAAGAAAGACTATGGCAAAGATGGATGGTTGGAGGTACCATTGATCAATCGTTAGTTTTCTTCGTCGATTAACCTTTTACAGGCATGTGTAgggtaatttaaatatttcagtgCGCTTGTGTTACACTATTCTAACTAAGGTGtacaattgactcaaaaatatataatttaaaaatgtaattaaaataataaaaattttaaattattataaaaataaaatataaaagtatgaggataaaaatatgtatttaaccaatatttatttgttagatAGATACAAAGCAAATTCACCAATCAAATTCAATAACCTAATGGGTATACTATCAAAAAATactgaataaatatataaaaatacttagcaaaaaaaaaaaatatataaaatcagtGAAtactaatattataaatatttaatataatttaattcaacatgcaatgtttttctatttttaattcaacGTGTCTGTTGGGTTTGGGACACCTCCATTTAATATTCTACATAAcaatcaatataatatatattttatcttgcAGGCACTGccttgaaaaattaattaatataattttaaaatttagggcAACATATtgattataaaattgaaagaaaaattataaccaaggacagaaaaaaatattttgtatttttaagaaatcatgtcgatatattttaaattagtgTTATATTTTACCATATATCTGTAAtaagtataaatttataaatgaaaatatacattttattaaatatttttataataaataataaatacataacaaCAACGTGCATTTACCTGCGGGGCTCAAAGTACTTTTTCCAAGAACAGTGGTAGCTGGCTGGCTGGTTGTTGAGCTGGAGATGCTGTAACTGTCGCATTCACCTAGATTCTAGGAAGATTCTTCTTCCCCTGCTGATGCATCTATACGCTCATCTTTCACCAACTTTTATGGAATGGTAGttgctctgtgtgtgtgtgtgtgtgtgtgtctctctctctctctctgagaaagataagaaaatttaGCTggatttctctctttctttcgtTTATCTGAAACAATTTTCAGTCTTCTCTTTGCTTCCTGGAATTTCTCGAACGACCAACCACCATGTTCATGGATCAATTGAATTGGGTATGCCTCACATGGCTGGCTGTATTGATTTTATTCCTTGCATCTCTTTTTCCACTTGCTTTTATTACGCGTTATCTTTGAGATGTCCAGCACGTGGTATTGCCCAATCATTGTTTCCTTTTTACTTCTTTCTCTACCCATTGACTTGTTTCCTGAATGAACCCTATTTCCCCTTTCCCCTTCCCTGGATTTTCTAATCATTTACGTTGATTCAAATTGGTAGTCTCCAGAGCAATCAGTTACACCATTTTCGGGGTTTCATATCTGTCTGTGAGTTTATCTTCTTACTTAACTGtgtcccaccaagtttttcttgtcTTCTTCTGCTTATTTTGCTAAATACTCGTTCCATTTTAGTGAAGCAGAAGGCCAGTTGGTTGAACCTGATTCAGATTGCTTCTTTATTTTGATAGGATGGAATTATATCTAGTGTGTTGAAGATGCATTTGGCAGAATCTGATTCAGGTTGCTTCCTTCTTTTGTAGGAGCTTCTAGGTCTCAATTCCTTCATTGATACAACTGTTCCAAGGCAGAGCATTATCCCTAGTGTGTTGAAGATGTATTTGGTTGAGAGCAAAGGGGTTGCTATAGCATGTATGCTGGTTGCTCTGTTGTTCTTGGGAACATGGCCTGCTATCTTAACCCTTTTAGAGAGGCGAGGCCGGCTTCCTCAGCACACTTACCTTGATTACACCATCACCAACCTCTTGGCCGCGGTTTTCATTGCTTTCACTCTTGGTGAGATTGGCAGCAGCACACCTCTAGAACCAAATTTCCTCACTCAACTTTCTCAGGTAACTGTTGATGAGGAATTACAAGTACtggattttaatatttgatgTTAAGATGTTTAGAAATTAGATTTACCATACTTTGTTTGCATTTTAGATTCCTAGACTTCATCTTTTAGTGATTTGGTTGAGATAATCATAGttagtttaattatatttaGCTAAAACTGGTTTTCAGGCTTATAATGTGATCGACAATGAACCCTTTTTGATGATACTGAATACAATTGTGATTTTCTCTACCGAAATCTCTCTATgctcccattcttcttcaatgtTTGCAAATTTTCTACTGTTTCACATCAAGTGTGCTTCTTTTCAAGGTTGAGGTTTTGGGGATTTAAAATAGTGGAAATGAAAACATGTTCACCCTGCATCACAGATATGACATGCTGAAGTTAAACGAATACAGGTGAAAAGACATATGTAGTAATCACACTATCCTATTTCACATGTGAAGTGACTTTGTCATTAAATTGAAGCATTTTTTCTGTTTAATCTTGTTCcactttaataaatattattgtcaagCCCTCTACAAGGCCCAAACATGAAGCCCCATTTTGTGTGATTCTGATCAAAGGGCATCTGCCAATGTCAGAACTAATATGACCTGTTCCTCACtttgataaattttgaaatggaatagagataaaatatattgtTAGCTAATGTACCTGCAAAATTTCTTTAGTTAATGCCCTTAATGCATTTTTCATCTATTATCCTATTTCAATTCTTCAAGTctagaacataaaataaatgaatgtcATGGGCATGCGGATCACAAGATATGCACTCGTGTTACTCCCTACAGAAAACATTCCCTTAGGATTAGTAGCCGAACAGTCATGGGTCATCTGGTGTGGGAATTGGAGGACTATATGGCTTCTTGAGATCTTCACACATTTTCCAATGCTGTTGCTTGGTTTTGCTAACTTGGTAGGGCCATGTATGAGTAAACCTAGCTTTACAAGTGAAAGATAGCAGGCAGCAGAACTTTTAACATGCAATTATAGTGCAATGGCTAGATAGAGAATTTAGCAGTTGAAGCAAGAAAGCATGTAGGTTTAATGCTCCAATGATTGATTTTGGGTTGGAAGAATTTAAGGGATGCTTTAATAGCTCAACAAACTCTCTACACCCCGAGGCCTAAAGATTACCAAGTCAAGTGTAAGTAAGGTGGTTCCATAGTAGTTGCAGCTCTTAACCATAAAGATTCTCAGACTTCAACATATACACATCTAGCCTCTATCACACTATGTGGGCATGAAGATTCTTggactaaaaaaataatatgtttcTTGCAggataattcaaatattttactgTTTTGccttttttattactttctttttgttaatgGATAAGGCAATCCATGTAGAGTTCAGCAGCAAACAGAGGAAGAAAGTGAAGTGGATATACACTTGGCCATGGGGTGCCATGCAAACTCTAGAATATTGtttgtattatatatagatTTGGGAGCGGTGGCCAACAAAATTCATCCTTTATTTTGACAATGAAAACGAATTCAAGGTGTTTGATGGCGCTGATGGATGGAGAATGTCGTTTGTTGTGATCTCAGATGTCTTTATACTGCTAGACGGGCTTACTGGAACCATTTCTTTAGTTTCTTTTTATGCCTTGGGAAtcatgttatttttcttttttaggttGTTTTATCTGCAATAAGCTCTGGGCTTTGCCATGCTTGTTGATCCAGTTGTTGTGTTGCCCGAGGAAAATTTGTGTATACGCTATCCCTGTCGAATTACTTACTGAATGATTTTGAATCATTCTGGAAGGTGATGGATTTCAATGCAGGACAATTGGCCCTCTGTTTTGTTCGCAATGGCTGGTG is a window encoding:
- the LOC127788590 gene encoding uncharacterized protein LOC127788590 encodes the protein MEAQHRRGETPQARPAQGGGGGDFTAIFTVLVSFIAIFSMTVIPSASGFKNSLSIVHQVPEGHVGVYWRGGALLKGITDPGFHLKLPLITHFETIQVTLQTDLVRHIPCGTKGGVMINFEKIEVVNRLHKDFVYETLREYGVQYDNTWIYDKIHHEINQFCSVHSLQQVYIDMFDQIDEKMKDALQADCTRYAPGIEIISVRVTKPTIPESIRRNFEQMEEERTKVLISMERQRVAEKEAETEKKIAISEAEKNAHVSKIQMEQKLMEKDSSRKQEEISNEMYRAREKSLADASFYQAMKEAEANKLKLSPQYLELKFIEAIANNSKIFFGDKVPNMVFDQRLLGSFLEDVARKGNWEA